The Rhineura floridana isolate rRhiFlo1 chromosome 15, rRhiFlo1.hap2, whole genome shotgun sequence genome window below encodes:
- the TMEM39B gene encoding transmembrane protein 39B isoform X2, giving the protein MAGGRRGPNRTSYCRNPLCETGAAGGPGHSTSSSVTNVRSRTRSGSGTGLSSPPLATQTVVPLQHCKIPELPLERSILFELQLLFCHLIALFVHYINIYKTVWWYPPSHPPSHTSLNFHLIDFNVLAVTTIVLARRLIGAIMKEASHTGRVSLPRSIFLVVARYAVLLGTWWSLWRSIIHLFRTYSLLNLLFLCYPFGMYIPFLQLNCDFRKTGLFSQVANIGPRDTGNVGSRGKDYLSALKETWKQHTQQLYDMEAMPTHACCLSPDLIRNEVEYLKMNFNWRMKEVLVSSMLSAYYVAFVPVWFLKNTQYYDKQWSCELFLLVSISTSVILMQHLLPARYCDLLHKAAAHLGRWQKVDPALCSNMLQHQWTEECMWPQGVLVKHSKNVYKAVGHYNVAVPSDVSHFRFHFFFSKPLRILNILILLEGAVIFYQLYSLIMSEKWHQTISLALILFSNYYAFFKLLRDRLVLGKAYSYSATRETDQKLS; this is encoded by the exons ATggcagggggaagaaggggaccCAATCGGACGTCCTACTGCCGCAATCCTCTCTGCGAAACGGGAGCTGCTGGGGGCCCTGGCCATTCCACGAGTTCTTCCGTCACCAACGTGCGCTCCCGTACCAG GAGTGGTTCAGGGACAGGTCTTTCCAGCCCTCCTCTGGCAACTCAGACCGTGGTTCCTCTCCAGCACTGCAAGATCCCAGAGCTGCCCTTGGAGAGGAGTATCTTGTTTGAACTCCAGCTCCTCTTCTGCCACCTTATCGCTCTCTTTGTCCACTACATCAACATCTACAAGACGGTGTGGTGGTACCCGCCGTCTCACCCTCCCTCCCATACCTCATTG AATTTTCATCTCATCGACTTCAATGTCCTGGCAGTGACAACCATTGTTCTGGCAAGGAGGCTGATTGGTGCTATCATGAAGGAG GCTTCTCACACTGGCAGAGTCTCCTTGCCGCGCTCCATCTTCCTGGTGGTCGCTCGTTATGCTGTCCTCCTTGGGACATGGTGGAGTCTGTGGCGATCCATCATCCACCTCTTCAGGACATATTCACTACTCAACCTTTTGTTTTTGTGCTATCC gTTTGGCATGTACATCCCCTTCCTGCAGCTGAACTGTGACTTTCGCAAGACTGGCCTTTTCTCCCAAGTGGCCAACATTGGCCCCCGCGACACGGGCAACGTCGGCTCGAGGGGCAAGGACTACCTGTCGGCTCTCAAGGAGACCTGGAAGCAGCACACCCAGCAGCTGTATGACATGGAGGCCATGCCCACCCACGCCTGCTGCCTCTCCCCAGATCTGATTCGCAACGAGGTGGAGTACTTGAAGATGAACTTCAACTGGCGCATGAAGGAGGTGCTGGTGAGCTCCATGCTCAGCGCCTACTATGTGGCGTTTGTGCCAGTCTGGTTTCTGAAG AACACCCAGTATTATGACAAGCAATGGTCTTGTGAGCTGTTCCTCTTGGTCTCCATCAGCACCTCTGTCATCCTCATGCAGCATCTTCTTCCGGCCCGCTACTGTGACCTCCTTCACAAGGCTGCGGCACATCTGGGCCGTTGGCAGAAGGTTGACCCAGCACTTTGCTCTAACATGCTGCAGCATCA GTGGACGGAGGAATGCATGTGGCCCCAAGGGGTGCTGGTGAAACATAGCAAAAACGTCTACAAAGCCGTGGGCCACTACAATGTGGCGGTGCCTTCGGACGTCTCCCACTTCCGCTTTCAC TTCTTTTTCAGCAAGCCCCTGCGGATCTTGAACATCTTGATTCTCCTCGAAGGGGCTGTCATCTTCTACCAGCTCTACTCACTTATCATGTCGGAGAAGTGGCACCAGACCATCTCGCTGGCCCTGATCCTCTTCAGCAACTACTACGCCTTCTTCAAGCTTCTGCGGGaccggctggtgctggggaaagcttactcgtaTTCTGCCACCAGAGAAACGGATCAGAAGCTCAGCTGA
- the TMEM39B gene encoding transmembrane protein 39B isoform X1, protein MAGGRRGPNRTSYCRNPLCETGAAGGPGHSTSSSVTNVRSRTRSGSGTGLSSPPLATQTVVPLQHCKIPELPLERSILFELQLLFCHLIALFVHYINIYKTVWWYPPSHPPSHTSLNFHLIDFNVLAVTTIVLARRLIGAIMKEVKEASHTGRVSLPRSIFLVVARYAVLLGTWWSLWRSIIHLFRTYSLLNLLFLCYPFGMYIPFLQLNCDFRKTGLFSQVANIGPRDTGNVGSRGKDYLSALKETWKQHTQQLYDMEAMPTHACCLSPDLIRNEVEYLKMNFNWRMKEVLVSSMLSAYYVAFVPVWFLKNTQYYDKQWSCELFLLVSISTSVILMQHLLPARYCDLLHKAAAHLGRWQKVDPALCSNMLQHQWTEECMWPQGVLVKHSKNVYKAVGHYNVAVPSDVSHFRFHFFFSKPLRILNILILLEGAVIFYQLYSLIMSEKWHQTISLALILFSNYYAFFKLLRDRLVLGKAYSYSATRETDQKLS, encoded by the exons ATggcagggggaagaaggggaccCAATCGGACGTCCTACTGCCGCAATCCTCTCTGCGAAACGGGAGCTGCTGGGGGCCCTGGCCATTCCACGAGTTCTTCCGTCACCAACGTGCGCTCCCGTACCAG GAGTGGTTCAGGGACAGGTCTTTCCAGCCCTCCTCTGGCAACTCAGACCGTGGTTCCTCTCCAGCACTGCAAGATCCCAGAGCTGCCCTTGGAGAGGAGTATCTTGTTTGAACTCCAGCTCCTCTTCTGCCACCTTATCGCTCTCTTTGTCCACTACATCAACATCTACAAGACGGTGTGGTGGTACCCGCCGTCTCACCCTCCCTCCCATACCTCATTG AATTTTCATCTCATCGACTTCAATGTCCTGGCAGTGACAACCATTGTTCTGGCAAGGAGGCTGATTGGTGCTATCATGAAGGAGGTGAAGGAG GCTTCTCACACTGGCAGAGTCTCCTTGCCGCGCTCCATCTTCCTGGTGGTCGCTCGTTATGCTGTCCTCCTTGGGACATGGTGGAGTCTGTGGCGATCCATCATCCACCTCTTCAGGACATATTCACTACTCAACCTTTTGTTTTTGTGCTATCC gTTTGGCATGTACATCCCCTTCCTGCAGCTGAACTGTGACTTTCGCAAGACTGGCCTTTTCTCCCAAGTGGCCAACATTGGCCCCCGCGACACGGGCAACGTCGGCTCGAGGGGCAAGGACTACCTGTCGGCTCTCAAGGAGACCTGGAAGCAGCACACCCAGCAGCTGTATGACATGGAGGCCATGCCCACCCACGCCTGCTGCCTCTCCCCAGATCTGATTCGCAACGAGGTGGAGTACTTGAAGATGAACTTCAACTGGCGCATGAAGGAGGTGCTGGTGAGCTCCATGCTCAGCGCCTACTATGTGGCGTTTGTGCCAGTCTGGTTTCTGAAG AACACCCAGTATTATGACAAGCAATGGTCTTGTGAGCTGTTCCTCTTGGTCTCCATCAGCACCTCTGTCATCCTCATGCAGCATCTTCTTCCGGCCCGCTACTGTGACCTCCTTCACAAGGCTGCGGCACATCTGGGCCGTTGGCAGAAGGTTGACCCAGCACTTTGCTCTAACATGCTGCAGCATCA GTGGACGGAGGAATGCATGTGGCCCCAAGGGGTGCTGGTGAAACATAGCAAAAACGTCTACAAAGCCGTGGGCCACTACAATGTGGCGGTGCCTTCGGACGTCTCCCACTTCCGCTTTCAC TTCTTTTTCAGCAAGCCCCTGCGGATCTTGAACATCTTGATTCTCCTCGAAGGGGCTGTCATCTTCTACCAGCTCTACTCACTTATCATGTCGGAGAAGTGGCACCAGACCATCTCGCTGGCCCTGATCCTCTTCAGCAACTACTACGCCTTCTTCAAGCTTCTGCGGGaccggctggtgctggggaaagcttactcgtaTTCTGCCACCAGAGAAACGGATCAGAAGCTCAGCTGA